TAGATTTCGCTGTACGGCCAGTGTTGCTCGCCTTCCGGCACACCGGCGCCCACGACCCGGATCAGCGTCGCGGCATCGGCAATTTTCGTGCGGTTTTCTTCATCGGCGGCCCAATAGGCGCGCAGCGTCAGGGCGACGCCGTGGCTGTATTGGCGGTCCACCAGCACGTCCTCGTTCATCAGCAGATAAACCAGGGTCAATGCCTTGGAGAACAGCACGACGATCAGCACCAGCCACAGGGTGCGAGAGAAGAAACTCTGGGGGAACCAAACGGGGGTTTTCATGAATAACCGCTACACACTTGCAGGAGCGAGCGATGCTCGCACATTGCGGATCGCGAGTCTGCGGACAACTTCATCCGCAAACCCGCTCCTACAAATCGCCGATCACTTGGTGGCGGCGCCATCCGGAACGAACACGTAGCCCACGCCCCAAACGGTCTGGATGTAACGCGGCTTGGATGGATCAGGTTCGATCATCCGGCGCAGACGCGAAATCTGCACGTCGATGGAACGCTCCAGCGCATCCCACTCGCGGCCACGGGCCAGGTTCATCAACTTGTCGCGGGTCAGTGGCTGACGCGCGTTCATCACCAAGGCCTTGAGTACCGCAAATTCACCGGTGGTGAGCATGTGCACTTCGTTGCCGCGCTTGAGTTCGCGGGTGGCCAGGGACAGCTCGTAGTCACCGAAGGTCACGCTTTCGTCTTCGCTGCCCGGCGCACCCGGCACCGGCGCGGCCTGACGGCGCAACACCGCTTTGACCCGAGCCATCAGCTCGTCCGGGTTGAACGGCTTGGCCAGGTAATCGTCGGCGCCCAACTCCAGGCCTTTGATGCGGCTCAGCTCATCGCCCTTGGCGGTCAGCATGATGATCGGGATCTGGTTGTTCGCGCCGCGCAGTCGGCGGCAGGCGGTCAAACCGTCTTCGCCGGGCAGCATCAGGTCGAGAACGACCAGATTGAACACTTCGCGCGCCAGCAAACGGTCCATCTGTTCGGTGTTCGGTACGGCGCGGGCACGGTAGCCCTTGCTGACGAAAAAGCGTTCCAGCAGGCTGCTCAGCCCTGGATCGTCATCAACAATCAGAATCTTTTCGCCTTCAGCATTGTTTGCAGTGCTGCTCATTAGATGCTCCTTTTAGCTCGGCGCGCATTATGGCGTAGCTGTCGTTATACGCACCGTGTGCATTGTTAGCAGATTTTTCCTTCACCGCCATAGAACCGACTCCGCGCCTGCCGGGCGCAATGTCCCGCAATCATGGAACGCTGGGTATAATGCGCGGCGTTTTGTGTCAGGCAACGTTTGATCGTTACGCGCAGCGGCCACTTTTTATTTTCCCGGCGCGCGCAGTAATAGTTCGATTTCACGGGTCAACGGGATGCCTGTCGACCCAGGCAGCGGCGCAGGTCAGGCCGCTCAACCAGACTCGCCGGGCCTTTATTCCTGCGCCCGCGAGCCTGCTTTCACAATTTGTCAGGTGGTTTTATGGACAGCATCAACAGCCGCATCGCCGAGGAACTCGGTGTACGCCCACAACAGGTCGAAGCGGCCGTCGCGCTACTCGATGAAGGGTCGACCGTACC
The window above is part of the Pseudomonas prosekii genome. Proteins encoded here:
- the ompR gene encoding osmolarity response regulator transcription factor OmpR; translated protein: MSSTANNAEGEKILIVDDDPGLSSLLERFFVSKGYRARAVPNTEQMDRLLAREVFNLVVLDLMLPGEDGLTACRRLRGANNQIPIIMLTAKGDELSRIKGLELGADDYLAKPFNPDELMARVKAVLRRQAAPVPGAPGSEDESVTFGDYELSLATRELKRGNEVHMLTTGEFAVLKALVMNARQPLTRDKLMNLARGREWDALERSIDVQISRLRRMIEPDPSKPRYIQTVWGVGYVFVPDGAATK